The segment GATCGGATTATCTTTCTGGGAACACAGATAGATGATTATACGGCCAATGTCATTCAAGCGCAATTATTGTACCTGGATTCCAGCGACCCGGGCAAAGATATTTCTATATATATCAATTCTCCGGGCGGTTCAGTCTACGCAGGATATGGTATCTATGACACCATGCAGTTTATCGGTTCAGATGTTTCTACAATCTGTACAGGTATTGCAGCATCCATGGCATCCGTATTGTTGGTAGCCGGAACCAAAGGAAAACGGTTTGCCCTGAAGCATTCAAGAGTCATGATTCATCAGCCATTAGGAGGCGTTCAAGGTCAGGCATCCGATATCGAAATCACAGCCCGGGAAATATTAAAAGTTAAGAAGGAATTATATACCATTATTTCTGATCATTCAGGAAAACCCTTCGAAGAGGTAGAACGTGACAGTGACCGAGATTTTTGGATGACAGCGCAAGAAGCCAAGGAATACGGAATGATTGATGAAATCTTAACTCGGAAATAAGTTCTTACCCGAATAAAGATTGTTATTTTACACTAAAACTAAAAAGAAATATTATGGCCAAAGCAGGCGATACGTGTACGTTTTGTGGGCGAAGCAGCCGTG is part of the Parabacteroides sp. AD58 genome and harbors:
- the clpP gene encoding ATP-dependent Clp endopeptidase proteolytic subunit ClpP, with the protein product MEDFRKYATKHLGMSGTALDSYMNITSSYISPTIIEERQLNVAQMDVFSRLMMDRIIFLGTQIDDYTANVIQAQLLYLDSSDPGKDISIYINSPGGSVYAGYGIYDTMQFIGSDVSTICTGIAASMASVLLVAGTKGKRFALKHSRVMIHQPLGGVQGQASDIEITAREILKVKKELYTIISDHSGKPFEEVERDSDRDFWMTAQEAKEYGMIDEILTRK